A DNA window from Yoonia vestfoldensis contains the following coding sequences:
- a CDS encoding lytic transglycosylase domain-containing protein, with the protein MFRLRSSLAWFYEETFRWGLIAPTPSNSARPAILAAIQATATRHQNNRALASVGLTARDWQILFQAMIEAESAYNPTAQSPVGAYGLGQLMPATARDLGVDRNDMPQNLDGAARYLLAQLASFRDIDLALAAYNAGPHRVVEYQGIPPFVETHTYIARVNRIRTRLSTSPNPNASTRVAQDAPSDRPALVLTLN; encoded by the coding sequence ATGTTCAGGCTTCGTTCTTCCTTGGCGTGGTTCTACGAAGAAACCTTCCGATGGGGCCTAATCGCTCCGACGCCCTCAAACAGTGCTCGGCCTGCAATTCTGGCCGCCATTCAAGCAACTGCCACGCGCCATCAGAACAACCGTGCGCTGGCATCCGTTGGTCTCACTGCCAGAGATTGGCAGATCCTGTTTCAGGCGATGATTGAGGCCGAAAGCGCCTACAATCCAACCGCACAAAGCCCCGTTGGTGCCTATGGCCTAGGCCAGCTTATGCCGGCAACCGCGCGGGACCTTGGCGTTGATCGCAATGATATGCCTCAGAACCTTGATGGTGCCGCACGTTATCTCCTCGCGCAGTTGGCAAGCTTTCGGGACATTGATCTGGCGTTGGCCGCCTATAACGCAGGCCCGCACCGCGTTGTCGAATACCAAGGCATTCCGCCTTTTGTCGAGACACACACCTATATCGCGCGCGTCAATCGCATCCGCACCCGCCTTTCTACATCGCCCAATCCAAATGCCTCGACCCGAGTTGCGCAAGATGCTCCTTCGGATCGACCGGCGCTTGTTCTCACCCTTAACTGA
- a CDS encoding TrbC/VirB2 family protein: MSKHRITRQCIKLGLLLSLAASPALAQDLSPIQTMLESVESALTGPIGISVATLAVIGTGFMCMMGRLNWGWFASVIIGIVLIFSAGTIVDGFA, translated from the coding sequence ATGTCCAAACATCGAATAACCCGTCAATGTATCAAGCTGGGCCTTCTGCTCAGCCTGGCGGCCTCACCTGCTTTGGCTCAAGACCTCTCTCCGATCCAAACTATGTTAGAATCCGTCGAGTCTGCCCTGACCGGCCCCATCGGGATTTCGGTGGCAACACTCGCGGTCATCGGCACCGGCTTCATGTGTATGATGGGCCGCCTGAACTGGGGTTGGTTCGCATCCGTCATCATCGGTATCGTGCTGATCTTCTCGGCAGGCACCATCGTCGACGGGTTCGCGTGA
- a CDS encoding type IV secretion system protein VirB3: MAERSSLFLGLARPPKYLGLPVGYLVALSMGIVLPFIWTKSMVFFLIGIVAYPILWFVADKEPHFFEVLRVSFGTVRATKNRKLWGGDSFGA; the protein is encoded by the coding sequence ATGGCAGAGCGATCCTCTCTCTTCTTAGGCCTCGCGCGGCCGCCAAAGTACCTAGGCCTCCCTGTCGGATACCTGGTGGCCTTGTCTATGGGGATCGTTCTGCCGTTCATCTGGACCAAATCCATGGTCTTCTTTCTGATCGGGATCGTCGCCTATCCCATTCTCTGGTTTGTTGCCGACAAGGAACCGCATTTCTTTGAGGTATTGAGGGTGTCTTTTGGCACCGTCCGCGCCACCAAGAACCGTAAGCTCTGGGGAGGGGATAGCTTTGGCGCTTGA
- a CDS encoding type IV secretion system protein B4, which translates to MALDQTKSRPVASAVLEAGGQDFARESYLGEHLPYFSLVGDDVMVLREGDLMATLRLDGMNPMTTPDDQLDALKRAVAAIVAQTGNVFGYYIHRISVPQDLSLSPIDGDSFAAELDRRWQRHITDLQPKKRQLYLSIIRRPSIGARLPLIRTLARKAWARDRDARVQELNEVVGFFKVALSSANPVRLTRAGGEWLGYLNALNAGSFAPIGFGQSALPLSHTLSNSRATFDGDVVTIACATTGKQKFGSLFSIKSYPSVTDVTLLDALDLPLDMVLTNSFSPIPGNIMAERIQRIIRQMHASDDAAVSLREELVVAADDQEAGRIGFGDHHLSVAVYADDRDTLEQAAAQIKRVGQEIMAVIVRENMALKATYFAQSPGNFGYRARKTPISSVNFADFAALHGSVEGRSSNQSPWGQPISILPTVGTAGYRFNFHEVGTADKEPTVGHSLVLGRTGTGKTVTTAFLAAQSQRVGARLFFFDKDRGLEMAVRALGGRYKEIRAGVPTGLNPLATEVDERGRAWLSDWLSTLLTRNGSLTGEQSRAVQNAVGQNANAGPALQDFASFETLFQALDDEGELQSRVAEWAPGGRYGWVFDEPEGGEAIDISGEITGFDMTEILDMTTERMAVLSYIFRQIERVVEDRRPTIIVLDEAWKLLDDPYFGARLENWLVTLRKMNCVVIMMTQYPSQLEGSRVGKTIVETVPTQILFPNDRAKPSDFDFLRVNPKEAALLTEPTIGQRIALVRSAGDSVFVDADLSALGPLLNILGGGRIGENLVGPDWRTTPDFWRHL; encoded by the coding sequence TTGGCGCTTGATCAGACCAAATCTCGTCCCGTTGCCTCAGCGGTTCTGGAAGCTGGTGGCCAAGACTTTGCCCGAGAGAGTTACCTCGGTGAACATCTGCCGTATTTTTCGCTGGTCGGCGACGATGTGATGGTTCTGCGCGAAGGCGATCTCATGGCAACTCTGCGCCTTGATGGCATGAACCCGATGACCACGCCCGATGATCAATTGGACGCCCTTAAACGTGCGGTAGCCGCAATTGTTGCACAGACGGGTAATGTCTTTGGCTACTACATCCACCGGATATCCGTACCACAAGATCTCTCGTTGTCACCCATAGATGGTGACAGCTTCGCCGCTGAGCTTGACAGGCGATGGCAGCGTCATATCACCGATCTTCAACCCAAGAAGCGCCAGCTTTATCTCAGCATTATCCGCCGCCCGAGTATCGGAGCGCGTTTGCCATTGATCCGCACTCTGGCTCGTAAGGCTTGGGCGAGGGACCGCGACGCTCGGGTACAAGAGCTCAACGAGGTGGTCGGGTTTTTCAAAGTGGCCCTGTCTTCCGCCAACCCGGTGCGCCTTACCCGTGCGGGTGGCGAATGGCTGGGCTATCTCAACGCTTTGAACGCAGGCAGCTTTGCACCCATCGGATTTGGTCAAAGTGCCCTGCCCCTGTCCCATACCTTGAGCAATAGCCGCGCGACCTTTGACGGCGATGTTGTCACCATCGCTTGCGCCACAACCGGAAAGCAGAAGTTTGGATCGCTCTTCAGCATCAAGAGCTACCCGTCGGTGACAGATGTCACGCTGCTCGACGCGTTGGATCTGCCCCTCGATATGGTCCTGACCAACTCCTTCTCGCCAATCCCCGGCAATATCATGGCCGAGCGGATTCAACGCATCATCCGCCAGATGCATGCCTCTGATGATGCCGCCGTCTCTTTGCGTGAAGAGCTTGTGGTCGCGGCAGACGATCAGGAAGCGGGCCGCATTGGATTTGGTGATCATCATCTCTCCGTCGCCGTCTATGCCGATGATCGCGACACGCTTGAACAGGCCGCCGCGCAGATCAAACGGGTCGGCCAAGAAATCATGGCCGTGATCGTGCGCGAGAACATGGCGCTCAAGGCCACTTACTTCGCCCAATCGCCTGGCAACTTTGGCTACCGCGCCCGCAAAACGCCTATCTCATCCGTGAACTTTGCGGACTTCGCGGCGCTGCACGGCAGTGTTGAAGGTCGAAGCAGCAATCAATCCCCCTGGGGCCAGCCGATCTCCATCCTGCCGACCGTCGGTACTGCCGGATACCGGTTCAATTTCCACGAGGTGGGCACGGCCGACAAGGAACCAACCGTGGGACACAGCCTCGTGCTCGGGCGGACGGGGACGGGCAAGACCGTCACAACCGCGTTCCTCGCGGCGCAATCTCAACGCGTTGGCGCGCGTCTGTTCTTCTTTGACAAAGATCGCGGGCTTGAGATGGCCGTGCGCGCCTTGGGCGGACGCTATAAAGAGATCCGCGCTGGTGTGCCCACAGGTCTAAACCCTCTTGCGACCGAAGTTGACGAACGGGGTCGCGCATGGCTCTCCGACTGGCTTTCGACTCTTTTGACCCGTAACGGATCCCTTACCGGCGAGCAGTCCCGCGCGGTGCAGAATGCCGTTGGCCAAAACGCGAATGCGGGTCCAGCCCTGCAGGATTTTGCCTCCTTTGAGACCCTGTTCCAAGCTTTGGATGATGAAGGCGAGCTGCAATCGCGCGTCGCTGAATGGGCCCCCGGCGGTCGCTACGGCTGGGTCTTTGATGAGCCTGAAGGTGGCGAAGCCATCGACATCTCCGGTGAAATCACCGGCTTTGATATGACTGAAATCCTCGACATGACCACCGAACGCATGGCGGTGCTCTCCTACATATTCCGTCAGATTGAACGCGTCGTTGAGGACCGGCGCCCCACCATCATTGTGCTTGATGAAGCCTGGAAGCTTCTGGACGATCCCTACTTTGGCGCACGGCTAGAAAACTGGCTCGTCACATTGCGCAAGATGAACTGCGTCGTGATCATGATGACGCAATACCCCTCGCAGCTCGAAGGCAGCCGCGTCGGCAAAACCATCGTTGAAACCGTCCCGACCCAGATCCTGTTTCCAAATGATCGCGCCAAACCATCCGATTTTGATTTCCTGCGCGTGAACCCCAAAGAGGCGGCTCTCCTGACGGAACCCACCATCGGACAGCGCATCGCGCTGGTCCGCTCGGCCGGGGATTCAGTCTTTGTGGATGCGGATCTAAGCGCCCTCGGCCCCCTGCTCAACATCTTGGGCGGGGGCCGCATTGGCGAAAACCTTGTCGGGCCAGACTGGCGCACCACCCCTGATTTTTGGAGACATCTATGA
- a CDS encoding IS110 family transposase: METYIGLDVSLASTAICTVSAQGKIVKETTAVSEPEDLVATLKAIPGAVVAVGLEAGPLSQWLYRHLTDAGFATVLMETRQVKGALKAMPIKTDRRDAEGIARLLQMGWYRPVHCKSISAQEMRALLATRKTVQQAAMNLELSIRGVLRNFGLKMGRVAKGRFEARVQELTEGNPMLEAAATPILASRRMLRQELASLEKLLRNHAKEDPVCHSLMTMPGVGPVVALTVKASIDDPERFRSSKDIGPWVGLTPRREQSGERDIIGQVSRAGDVGLRTALYQAATVMLHRGRKNWLTAWALNVAKRRGKKRATVALARRIGVVLHRMWKDGTDFRFTREEAAHVATA; this comes from the coding sequence ATGGAAACTTATATCGGATTGGATGTCTCTCTCGCAAGCACTGCGATCTGCACGGTGAGCGCGCAGGGCAAGATCGTCAAGGAAACGACCGCAGTCAGTGAACCGGAGGACCTTGTTGCGACGCTAAAGGCAATTCCTGGGGCTGTTGTTGCAGTGGGCCTAGAAGCCGGTCCTCTCTCGCAATGGCTTTATCGGCATTTGACCGACGCAGGCTTTGCCACAGTGCTGATGGAGACGCGGCAGGTGAAGGGTGCGCTGAAAGCGATGCCCATCAAGACGGACCGTCGGGATGCAGAGGGGATTGCACGGCTGCTGCAGATGGGCTGGTACCGGCCTGTCCATTGCAAATCGATATCAGCTCAAGAGATGCGCGCCCTTCTGGCCACGCGCAAGACTGTCCAGCAGGCGGCGATGAATCTCGAACTATCGATCCGTGGTGTGTTGCGAAACTTTGGACTGAAGATGGGACGTGTTGCAAAGGGTCGCTTTGAAGCGCGGGTGCAGGAACTGACCGAAGGTAATCCCATGCTGGAGGCTGCAGCTACCCCGATCCTTGCATCACGACGGATGCTGCGACAGGAACTGGCCAGTTTGGAGAAGCTCCTGCGCAACCACGCCAAGGAAGACCCGGTCTGTCACTCGCTCATGACGATGCCTGGGGTTGGTCCCGTCGTGGCCCTGACCGTCAAGGCGTCTATTGATGACCCGGAGCGGTTCCGATCTTCCAAGGACATCGGTCCGTGGGTTGGGTTGACCCCGCGACGTGAGCAGTCAGGCGAGCGCGACATCATTGGCCAAGTGTCTCGGGCTGGCGATGTTGGGCTGCGCACGGCGCTGTACCAGGCAGCGACGGTCATGCTGCATCGCGGCCGCAAGAACTGGCTGACCGCATGGGCGCTGAATGTCGCCAAGCGGCGGGGCAAAAAGCGCGCCACTGTTGCGCTCGCGCGACGGATCGGGGTGGTTCTGCATCGTATGTGGAAGGACGGCACGGACTTCCGCTTCACCCGGGAAGAGGCCGCACACGTTGCTACTGCATAG
- a CDS encoding lytic transglycosylase domain-containing protein, with protein MAAAITGPGFNIAALEGNADFGTDQIYPEASNHPMDARLFGEGRETVEMMIVQVASEYAGAPGVARAGMSPTQWRCLFQALIKQESRFNITATSPVGAYGLTQLMPGTASDMGVNSNVPIENLRGGARYITTQLNAFGTIPKALAAYNAGPGRVIEYGGVPPFAETQGYVRNISKFYNEYLAVVGGADALGTLSPSDYALAEYANISDAGVYYAADSFATTTQVINRLRAIIQQIDAQPNAKAAWELNTYAKAEIGRVLSLRVRLMAANQVREAAFAQHLAADRLTEREFMQMGVSE; from the coding sequence ATGGCCGCTGCCATCACCGGACCCGGCTTTAATATTGCAGCCCTTGAAGGCAATGCAGATTTTGGCACGGATCAGATCTATCCCGAGGCCTCCAATCATCCGATGGATGCGCGCCTCTTTGGGGAGGGGCGCGAAACCGTTGAGATGATGATCGTACAGGTCGCCTCGGAATATGCGGGTGCGCCGGGTGTGGCGCGCGCAGGGATGTCGCCCACGCAGTGGCGCTGTCTGTTTCAGGCTCTGATCAAGCAGGAAAGTCGCTTCAACATCACCGCGACCAGCCCGGTTGGGGCCTACGGTCTCACCCAGCTTATGCCTGGCACCGCCTCTGACATGGGTGTTAATTCCAACGTCCCGATTGAAAACCTGCGCGGTGGCGCGCGCTACATCACCACCCAACTTAATGCCTTTGGCACCATCCCCAAAGCCCTGGCCGCGTATAATGCAGGCCCCGGGCGCGTGATTGAGTATGGCGGCGTGCCTCCCTTTGCCGAGACCCAAGGCTACGTGCGCAACATCTCAAAATTCTACAACGAATATCTCGCGGTCGTGGGCGGGGCGGACGCCTTGGGTACGCTCTCGCCCTCTGATTATGCCCTCGCGGAATACGCCAATATCTCGGATGCCGGTGTCTATTATGCCGCCGACAGCTTTGCGACGACGACGCAGGTCATCAACCGACTGCGCGCGATCATCCAGCAGATCGATGCGCAACCCAATGCGAAGGCAGCCTGGGAACTCAACACTTATGCCAAGGCCGAGATCGGCCGGGTCCTCAGCCTGCGCGTCCGGTTGATGGCCGCCAATCAGGTCCGCGAAGCGGCCTTTGCCCAGCATCTGGCCGCAGACCGCCTGACGGAGCGGGAATTCATGCAAATGGGAGTTTCTGAATGA
- a CDS encoding type IV secretion system protein — translation MRRFFLATTVSLSAILPIPGSAQGVPTFDGSQLGQLVAQLEHMATDLNVQLQQLATMRQELETQISQLLNLEAQLKSLIDGNALGELFATIEEFERLKGSLLAPIETARSLADGDFLSGFKPDRGLDRQVRRLLEGSGFSSETLARLSSSDEPADNRIATQAGASAMLSVAAQESHEEAGESLDRLETMVGLIDDQDGLKAAVDLNTRVTAELGIILTQIWRLEAAQGVSAGQLGVVDASTLAAERSFRTMAVDE, via the coding sequence ATGAGACGTTTTTTTCTCGCCACGACAGTTTCACTGAGTGCCATCCTGCCGATACCCGGATCGGCGCAAGGCGTGCCAACCTTTGATGGCAGCCAATTGGGCCAGCTTGTCGCGCAACTTGAGCATATGGCGACAGACCTCAACGTGCAGCTTCAGCAACTGGCCACCATGCGCCAGGAGTTGGAAACACAAATCTCGCAACTCCTCAATCTCGAAGCCCAGCTGAAATCCCTGATTGATGGCAACGCTCTGGGGGAGCTTTTTGCCACCATCGAAGAGTTTGAACGTCTCAAGGGAAGCCTGCTGGCCCCGATTGAGACAGCCCGAAGTCTTGCGGATGGAGATTTCCTCTCAGGGTTCAAACCCGACCGCGGTCTTGATCGCCAGGTCAGGCGCTTGCTCGAAGGCAGTGGTTTCTCCTCCGAAACCCTCGCCCGCCTGTCCTCCTCTGACGAGCCCGCCGACAATCGGATCGCCACCCAAGCCGGGGCCAGTGCCATGCTGTCGGTGGCAGCGCAAGAAAGCCACGAAGAGGCGGGTGAAAGCCTTGATCGGCTCGAAACCATGGTTGGCCTGATTGATGACCAAGATGGTCTGAAGGCCGCCGTCGATTTAAACACCCGCGTCACCGCGGAGCTTGGCATCATTCTCACCCAAATTTGGCGGCTCGAGGCCGCGCAAGGCGTCAGTGCGGGGCAGTTGGGCGTTGTTGACGCCTCCACACTGGCCGCAGAGCGTAGCTTTAGAACCATGGCGGTAGATGAATGA
- a CDS encoding type IV secretion system protein encodes MGVIRDILGQVDAAVDTVAQSGFVTNAAVIGDVLSTGAALLLILLGINVVMQLRPMSFGSFFAFGIKLLLISIFAQTWANFEIIYNIATDVPDSIGAAILDLTASGDEAGVYESLDRMVARITAYGDAIGDGAGWVFGAVLGAIFFVLSALFAAITAGIIAFAKIVFALMIVIAPFMILCSLFKPTHSLFEAWARATIGYALMPVAAAGAAGIIVAIAEAIGDASTDPGDVATVSLILPFLVILILSAGIMASVPYIASNLTGVMGIASNAVGITGLARRGMVNTSMYGTGGATRLATGRTPQEMRRGVSDGLTTVGSAVRQSPGAALGVLKSFRKP; translated from the coding sequence ATGGGGGTTATTCGCGACATCCTTGGCCAAGTGGACGCCGCCGTTGATACGGTCGCGCAATCCGGATTTGTGACCAATGCAGCCGTGATTGGTGACGTATTGTCCACCGGAGCAGCCCTGCTGCTGATCCTTCTTGGCATCAATGTCGTGATGCAACTCAGACCCATGAGCTTTGGCAGTTTCTTTGCCTTTGGCATCAAGCTGCTGCTTATTTCGATATTCGCACAGACCTGGGCGAACTTTGAGATCATCTACAACATCGCCACCGACGTGCCCGACAGCATAGGCGCTGCTATCCTTGATCTGACGGCCTCCGGCGATGAGGCGGGTGTCTATGAGAGCCTCGACCGTATGGTCGCACGCATAACGGCCTATGGTGATGCCATCGGAGATGGCGCTGGCTGGGTCTTTGGTGCGGTTCTGGGCGCGATCTTCTTTGTGCTCTCCGCCCTCTTTGCCGCCATCACGGCAGGCATCATTGCATTCGCCAAAATCGTCTTCGCGCTGATGATCGTGATCGCGCCCTTCATGATCCTTTGCTCCCTGTTCAAACCCACCCATTCGCTGTTTGAGGCGTGGGCGCGCGCCACCATCGGCTATGCCCTGATGCCTGTCGCAGCGGCCGGGGCCGCGGGGATCATCGTGGCCATCGCCGAAGCCATTGGCGATGCATCCACTGATCCCGGTGATGTTGCCACTGTCAGCTTAATCTTGCCGTTTCTCGTCATTCTGATCCTGAGTGCCGGGATCATGGCTTCCGTACCCTACATTGCTTCAAACCTCACAGGGGTCATGGGTATCGCCTCCAACGCCGTTGGCATCACCGGACTTGCACGGCGTGGCATGGTCAATACCAGCATGTATGGCACGGGCGGGGCCACCCGGCTGGCCACCGGCAGAACACCCCAAGAGATGCGGCGCGGTGTCAGTGATGGTCTCACAACCGTTGGCAGCGCCGTCAGGCAAAGCCCCGGGGCCGCCCTTGGCGTCCTCAAGAGCTTTCGCAAGCCCTGA
- a CDS encoding virB8 family protein, with protein sequence MSKARDEFEVDMIFGPRRRERFAYFIAGAGVIVGLAGFLGAVSLLPLKTTETVVVVVDKETGEMDRVAHVEALSLNESDAIIQANLVAYVDDRETFDVTDGESRINSVLGRSDLDAARTLRDLWNSANEDYPITVYGRDAKIEVVIKSVNQIEAGVAQVRFSRTLRRPRDVRTVTRQYVATLAYEFRPETRQRLQDVWANPLGFVVTSYRVDAETLEN encoded by the coding sequence ATGAGCAAAGCACGCGATGAATTTGAAGTGGACATGATCTTTGGTCCGCGCCGCCGCGAGCGCTTTGCTTATTTCATCGCAGGCGCTGGCGTCATTGTCGGGCTGGCGGGGTTTCTCGGAGCCGTCAGCCTGCTACCACTCAAAACCACCGAAACCGTTGTCGTTGTGGTCGACAAGGAAACCGGCGAGATGGACCGCGTCGCCCATGTCGAGGCCCTGTCACTCAATGAGAGCGATGCCATCATCCAGGCCAATCTCGTGGCCTATGTCGATGATCGAGAGACCTTTGATGTCACCGACGGTGAGAGCCGGATCAATTCCGTGCTGGGACGCTCTGATCTCGATGCCGCCCGCACCCTGCGCGATCTTTGGAACTCGGCCAATGAGGATTACCCCATTACCGTTTATGGCCGCGACGCGAAGATCGAGGTGGTCATCAAATCGGTCAATCAGATTGAAGCCGGTGTTGCGCAAGTCCGGTTCTCGCGCACGCTACGCCGCCCGCGCGATGTGCGCACCGTGACCCGTCAATACGTGGCCACCCTTGCCTATGAATTCCGCCCTGAAACCCGCCAGCGTCTGCAAGACGTCTGGGCCAATCCGCTTGGATTTGTCGTGACCTCCTACCGGGTCGACGCAGAGACCCTGGAGAACTGA
- a CDS encoding TrbG/VirB9 family P-type conjugative transfer protein encodes MTAALTACLASAAYPAATPSGGPLDIRIRTATYNENQVYTIETDLRHATTIHFGPGERFEAVIVGDTESFQVDPIPELGNVLTIKPHVGGASTNMTVITNRHSYSFHLREGQIQGRTGMFFEVRFQYPEDRRPNTSAPKGYEAPRNYAYVASGTGDFRPSSVYDDGRFTYFTFPENARQPALFKADADGRERTVNWTQQGNTVRVLGVNPFWTLRIGDEAICIQRDETALTVGN; translated from the coding sequence ATAACCGCGGCGCTCACCGCTTGTCTTGCCAGTGCCGCCTACCCAGCAGCGACACCCTCTGGAGGCCCACTCGATATCCGCATTCGCACCGCAACCTACAACGAGAACCAAGTCTACACAATCGAAACCGATCTGCGCCATGCCACCACGATCCATTTTGGCCCCGGCGAGCGGTTTGAAGCGGTTATCGTGGGCGACACCGAGAGTTTCCAGGTCGATCCAATTCCCGAACTTGGCAATGTGCTGACCATAAAGCCCCATGTAGGCGGTGCCTCAACCAATATGACGGTGATCACCAATCGCCACAGTTATTCGTTTCATCTGCGTGAAGGACAGATCCAAGGCCGCACCGGCATGTTCTTTGAGGTGCGGTTTCAATATCCTGAAGATCGCCGCCCGAACACGTCAGCCCCAAAAGGATATGAAGCCCCGCGCAACTATGCCTATGTGGCATCCGGCACCGGCGATTTCCGGCCCTCCAGTGTCTATGACGATGGCCGGTTTACCTATTTCACCTTTCCGGAAAATGCGCGCCAACCTGCGCTCTTCAAAGCCGACGCCGATGGCCGCGAGCGCACCGTAAACTGGACCCAGCAAGGCAACACCGTGCGGGTTCTGGGGGTTAATCCGTTCTGGACCCTTCGCATCGGCGACGAGGCCATCTGCATCCAGCGTGATGAAACCGCCCTCACCGTGGGGAATTAA
- a CDS encoding TrbI/VirB10 family protein, with protein sequence MADQNPPELQGRLDNFQNRNAKKPTSRIGVGALAAGLGLGGAALAYVFASSLQDAADPLQTSDVESFQDQRTGNGGRLEFPADEEDQRVEDALIAVEEALEPQVAEPAPAPAPDETVLRELAALREALAASQSARNSEIQAAVSDLREAFDAQTDALEASIAEKDAELAATARQNAARLSGLQAMLDAERAQRESLESELTQSSLIADQRLLEERRRLEEEDRARAAAQEADELLRAQIVSPAVVFAGGAGTVGQNAPPGSGATLAGDPRAGVGENEDYLLRAARPLQIDEAARMEYPDRTLAQGSVVQAALQTAINSDLPGNVVAVVSEPVLAFSGERVLIPRGSRLFGQYRSGIDINQKRILILWTRILTPDGISMEIASAGGDQLGRSGLTGLVDTKFMERFGGAALISVIGAAPSVAAEAASDETASVVLESVGEDLQDAVGSVIAEQIAITPTIYVDQGANVTVLVDQDVVIFD encoded by the coding sequence ATGGCGGATCAAAACCCACCTGAACTGCAGGGCCGTTTGGACAATTTTCAAAACCGCAACGCCAAGAAACCAACAAGCCGTATTGGTGTCGGTGCCCTTGCCGCCGGGCTTGGGCTGGGCGGGGCGGCGCTCGCCTATGTCTTTGCCTCCAGCCTGCAGGACGCCGCCGACCCGCTGCAAACCTCCGATGTTGAAAGCTTCCAAGACCAAAGAACCGGCAACGGCGGACGGTTGGAGTTTCCGGCTGACGAAGAGGACCAGCGGGTCGAAGATGCGCTCATCGCTGTTGAGGAGGCGTTAGAGCCGCAAGTCGCTGAACCGGCCCCTGCCCCGGCGCCCGATGAAACGGTCCTGCGCGAACTAGCAGCCTTGCGCGAAGCGCTTGCCGCCAGCCAATCAGCCCGCAATTCTGAAATCCAAGCCGCAGTGAGCGATCTGCGCGAGGCGTTTGACGCACAGACCGACGCACTTGAAGCCTCGATCGCTGAGAAAGACGCGGAACTGGCCGCTACGGCGCGGCAGAACGCAGCGCGATTGTCAGGGCTTCAAGCCATGCTCGACGCGGAACGCGCGCAACGAGAATCCCTCGAGAGTGAGCTTACCCAATCAAGCCTGATCGCAGATCAGCGCTTGCTCGAAGAACGCCGCCGCCTTGAAGAGGAAGACCGCGCGCGCGCCGCCGCGCAAGAGGCCGATGAATTGCTGCGCGCTCAGATCGTCTCCCCCGCCGTTGTGTTCGCGGGCGGTGCGGGCACAGTCGGGCAGAACGCGCCACCGGGTTCTGGTGCGACCCTCGCGGGTGATCCTCGCGCCGGCGTTGGGGAAAACGAGGACTACCTCTTGCGCGCAGCACGCCCGCTGCAAATCGACGAGGCCGCCCGCATGGAATACCCGGATCGAACACTGGCCCAAGGATCGGTTGTCCAGGCCGCCCTGCAAACCGCGATCAACAGCGACCTGCCCGGCAATGTCGTGGCCGTGGTCTCAGAACCGGTCCTGGCTTTCTCTGGCGAGCGCGTTCTGATCCCGCGCGGCTCGCGCCTTTTTGGCCAGTATCGCTCCGGCATCGACATCAATCAAAAGCGCATCTTAATTCTTTGGACCCGCATTCTCACACCAGACGGGATCTCGATGGAGATTGCCTCAGCCGGTGGCGACCAATTGGGCCGCTCTGGCCTAACCGGCTTGGTCGATACCAAGTTCATGGAACGCTTCGGAGGAGCGGCATTGATCTCCGTCATTGGCGCCGCCCCCTCTGTTGCCGCAGAAGCCGCCAGCGACGAGACCGCCAGCGTTGTTCTGGAAAGCGTTGGCGAGGACCTGCAGGATGCCGTGGGCAGCGTCATTGCCGAGCAGATCGCCATCACACCGACGATCTATGTTGATCAGGGGGCAAATGTGACCGTACTCGTGGATCAGGATGTCGTGATTTTTGACTGA